The proteins below come from a single Dermatophilaceae bacterium Soc4.6 genomic window:
- a CDS encoding VWA domain-containing protein, which translates to MFAQPWVLPVLLLVPGLLAAYLWQLRRRRRVSVVYSDVSLVRIAAGRTSPWRRHTPIALVLGSLALLGLAAARPQVQARVPVSGASVILALDVSGSMCATDVEPNRLTAAQAAVRRFVETQDEETKVGLVLFSGFASLVVAPTTERGDLLTAIDGATTGRGTTIGSAILTSIDAISELDPSVAPSDREQAPAPDGSSLGATEPGGTGGPGGPGAAGTAPTAGGGSAATAPEIVVLLTDGANTRGVTPAQAAAQAAARGVRVYPIGFGTTNPTQMVCTAAQAGVGGFTGGLGGGFGGGGRARDGASGANGGRSFLVVDEPALQEVAKTTGGEYFAATDADQLATVLTDLPQHVEVRTQEVDLSVWFTVGAAALLVLGLGLSLRWASPLG; encoded by the coding sequence GTGTTCGCCCAGCCCTGGGTCCTGCCCGTCCTGCTCCTCGTGCCCGGGCTGCTCGCCGCCTACCTGTGGCAGCTGCGGCGACGGCGCCGGGTGAGCGTGGTCTACTCCGACGTCTCGCTCGTCAGGATCGCCGCCGGGCGCACGTCACCGTGGCGGCGACACACCCCCATCGCGCTCGTGCTGGGCAGCCTCGCCCTGCTCGGGCTGGCCGCCGCCCGCCCGCAGGTGCAGGCCAGGGTGCCGGTCTCCGGGGCGTCGGTCATCCTGGCCCTCGACGTCTCGGGGTCGATGTGCGCCACCGACGTCGAGCCCAACCGCCTGACCGCGGCCCAGGCTGCCGTCCGTCGCTTCGTCGAGACCCAGGACGAGGAGACCAAGGTGGGGCTGGTGCTCTTCTCCGGCTTCGCGTCGCTGGTGGTGGCCCCGACCACCGAGCGCGGCGACCTGCTCACCGCCATCGACGGCGCGACGACGGGTCGCGGCACGACCATCGGATCGGCGATCCTCACCTCGATCGACGCGATCAGCGAGCTCGACCCGTCGGTCGCCCCCAGCGACCGCGAGCAGGCCCCGGCACCCGACGGATCCTCGCTCGGCGCCACCGAGCCGGGCGGGACGGGCGGCCCGGGCGGGCCGGGTGCGGCGGGGACGGCGCCGACGGCGGGTGGTGGCAGCGCGGCCACCGCGCCCGAGATCGTGGTCCTGCTCACGGACGGGGCCAACACCCGCGGTGTCACCCCGGCGCAGGCCGCCGCCCAGGCCGCCGCCCGAGGGGTGCGGGTCTACCCCATCGGCTTCGGCACCACCAACCCCACCCAGATGGTGTGCACCGCCGCCCAGGCCGGGGTGGGCGGCTTCACCGGCGGTCTCGGCGGTGGCTTCGGCGGCGGCGGTCGGGCTCGCGACGGCGCGAGCGGGGCGAACGGCGGTCGCAGCTTCCTCGTCGTCGACGAGCCGGCCCTGCAGGAGGTCGCGAAGACGACCGGCGGGGAGTACTTCGCGGCCACCGACGCCGACCAGCTCGCCACGGTGCTCACCGACCTGCCGCAGCACGTCGAGGTGCGCACCCAGGAGGTCGACCTCAGCGTCTGGTTCACCGTCGGGGCGGCGGCCCTGCTGGTGCTCGGTCTCGGGCTATCGCTGCGGTGGGCCTCACCGCTCGGCTGA
- a CDS encoding SRPBCC domain-containing protein — translation MPVHTATHDLDALTITFTADFAAPLERVWQVYTDPRLIEKWFGPPTYPATFVHHDLRVGGRVTYFMTGPQGQKHGGWWEFTAIEPQSLLSFDDGFADDDLQPVASMPVSHNDYRFSGAGGATTVVTVSTYESAEGLQKVLEMGVIEGATSAINQIDALLAS, via the coding sequence ATGCCCGTCCACACCGCCACCCACGACCTCGACGCCCTCACCATCACCTTCACCGCCGACTTCGCCGCCCCGCTGGAGCGGGTGTGGCAGGTCTACACCGACCCGCGCCTGATCGAGAAGTGGTTCGGGCCGCCGACCTACCCCGCGACCTTCGTCCACCACGACCTGCGCGTCGGCGGACGGGTCACCTACTTCATGACCGGGCCGCAGGGGCAGAAGCACGGTGGGTGGTGGGAGTTCACCGCTATCGAGCCGCAGAGCCTGCTCTCCTTCGACGACGGTTTCGCTGACGACGACCTGCAGCCGGTGGCGTCGATGCCGGTGTCGCACAACGACTACCGGTTCTCCGGGGCCGGCGGGGCGACGACGGTCGTGACGGTCAGCACCTACGAGTCGGCCGAGGGCCTGCAGAAGGTGCTCGAGATGGGCGTCATCGAGGGTGCGACCTCGGCGATCAACCAGATCGACGCACTGCTCGCGAGCTGA
- a CDS encoding FAD-linked oxidase C-terminal domain-containing protein, whose translation MTTTSAPHAAPHSDPAHAAAHAGSRTTRETLLEAFGRSIPAERLVTDADVVASLSHDEAEWAAVGTAAVALRARTGTEVEHAVRVCADLGVPVVPRGAGTGLSGGANAVDGCLVLDLSTMDAITEIDADDLICVVEPGVVNDDLKAAVREHGLWYPPDPASAPWSTIGGNVATNAGGLCCVKYGVTRDYVLGLKAVMGGPAGYGNTVRMGRRTAKGVAGYDLTALMVGSEGTLGVVTEVTLRLRPALTGTPHTVVGAFDSLVAAGRAVAEVTRRGLTPSAFELIDHDTLVAVEEWKHLGLQSEAAALLLARVDTPGEAGSVEAAAVVAAFETAQPLFAAVSTDAAEAELLFAARRLAYPALERLGPLLTEDVCVPRSALPAMLGQLGEISQRHGITIGTIAHAGDGNLHPLMVTPVGDEAARAAAQLAFDDIIDAALALGGTVTGEHGVGLLKMAGLRRELDPLDLAVQRAIKDRLDPLGIFNPGKVL comes from the coding sequence ATGACGACGACGTCCGCGCCCCACGCCGCGCCCCACTCCGACCCGGCCCACGCTGCCGCGCACGCAGGGTCGCGGACCACGCGCGAGACCCTGCTGGAGGCTTTCGGCCGCAGCATCCCGGCCGAGCGCCTGGTGACCGACGCCGATGTCGTGGCGAGCCTGTCGCACGACGAGGCCGAGTGGGCGGCGGTCGGCACCGCCGCCGTGGCGCTGCGAGCGCGCACCGGGACCGAGGTCGAGCACGCCGTCCGCGTGTGTGCTGACCTGGGGGTGCCGGTCGTGCCGAGAGGGGCCGGCACCGGCCTCTCGGGCGGGGCCAACGCCGTCGACGGCTGCCTCGTGCTCGACCTGTCGACCATGGACGCCATCACGGAGATCGACGCCGACGACCTCATCTGCGTCGTCGAGCCCGGCGTCGTCAACGACGACCTCAAGGCCGCCGTCCGGGAGCACGGCCTGTGGTATCCGCCCGATCCGGCCAGTGCTCCGTGGTCGACCATCGGCGGCAACGTCGCCACCAACGCTGGTGGTCTGTGCTGCGTGAAGTACGGCGTCACGCGCGACTACGTGCTCGGCCTGAAGGCCGTGATGGGCGGCCCCGCGGGCTACGGCAACACCGTGCGCATGGGCCGTCGGACGGCGAAGGGGGTCGCCGGCTACGACCTCACCGCTCTGATGGTCGGGTCGGAGGGCACGCTCGGGGTCGTGACCGAGGTGACGCTGCGGCTGCGACCGGCACTCACCGGCACGCCGCACACGGTCGTCGGCGCCTTCGACTCCCTGGTCGCCGCCGGTCGTGCGGTGGCCGAGGTGACCCGGCGGGGGCTGACGCCCTCGGCGTTCGAGCTCATCGACCACGACACCCTCGTGGCGGTCGAGGAGTGGAAGCACCTCGGCCTCCAGTCGGAGGCCGCGGCCCTGCTCCTGGCTCGGGTCGACACCCCCGGCGAGGCCGGGTCCGTCGAGGCCGCCGCCGTGGTCGCGGCCTTCGAGACGGCGCAGCCCCTCTTCGCTGCCGTCTCCACCGACGCCGCCGAGGCCGAGCTGCTGTTCGCGGCCCGGCGGCTCGCCTACCCGGCGCTCGAGCGGCTCGGGCCGCTGCTGACCGAGGACGTCTGCGTGCCCCGCTCGGCGCTGCCGGCGATGCTCGGCCAGCTGGGAGAGATCTCGCAGCGTCACGGCATCACGATCGGCACCATCGCCCACGCCGGCGACGGCAACCTGCACCCGCTCATGGTCACGCCCGTCGGCGACGAGGCGGCTCGGGCCGCGGCCCAGCTCGCGTTCGACGACATCATCGACGCGGCGCTCGCCCTCGGTGGCACCGTGACGGGGGAGCACGGCGTCGGGCTGCTCAAGATGGCCGGCCTGCGGCGCGAGCTCGACCCGCTCGACCTGGCGGTGCAGCGGGCGATCAAGGACCGCCTCGACCCGCTCGGCATCTTCAACCCCGGCAAGGTCCTCTGA
- a CDS encoding VWA domain-containing protein translates to MSLTWPWALAALLVLPVLLRAYRDRLRRQAGARAELTRQGLVPAGGRGDRSRHLAPALLGASLALMLLALARPVAAVAEPRREGTLVLAFDVSTSMAAKDGSPTRLDAARAAADAFVAKQPEDVRIGVVAFGGTAVVTQAPTTDRGAVAAAIGRLRAEGETAVGRGIVAALGAIAGRPLVPARPAPAATGSTATSAPAPETLDGVDIGYYGGTAVVLLTDGESTVGVDPGDAAHLAATAGVKVYPIGLGSPGGTTLQADGFTLATSLDESVLEAVAQTTGGSYANAPDASALARVFDAVQLKWTTRSVTHEVTSWVATLALMLLALGAGVSVLRTGRVV, encoded by the coding sequence ATGAGCCTGACCTGGCCGTGGGCCCTCGCGGCCCTGCTCGTGCTGCCCGTGCTGCTGCGCGCCTACCGAGACCGGCTGCGGCGTCAGGCCGGAGCGCGGGCCGAGCTCACCCGTCAGGGTCTGGTGCCTGCCGGCGGTCGCGGTGACCGCTCGCGCCACCTGGCCCCGGCTCTGCTCGGCGCATCGCTCGCCCTGATGCTGCTCGCCCTGGCCCGCCCCGTCGCCGCTGTGGCCGAGCCCCGGCGCGAGGGCACGCTGGTGCTCGCCTTCGACGTCTCGACGTCGATGGCCGCGAAGGACGGGTCCCCGACCCGACTCGACGCCGCCCGGGCGGCGGCCGACGCGTTCGTGGCCAAGCAGCCGGAGGACGTGCGGATCGGGGTGGTCGCCTTCGGTGGCACAGCGGTCGTCACGCAGGCGCCGACCACCGACCGGGGGGCAGTCGCCGCAGCCATCGGCCGGCTTCGGGCCGAGGGCGAGACCGCGGTGGGCCGTGGCATCGTCGCCGCCCTCGGGGCCATCGCCGGCCGGCCCCTGGTGCCCGCCCGCCCGGCCCCGGCTGCCACAGGATCCACGGCGACGTCTGCGCCCGCCCCGGAGACCCTCGACGGGGTCGACATCGGCTACTACGGCGGCACCGCCGTCGTCCTGCTCACCGACGGCGAGAGCACCGTGGGCGTCGACCCCGGCGACGCCGCCCACCTGGCTGCCACCGCCGGGGTGAAGGTCTACCCGATCGGGCTCGGCTCACCGGGAGGCACCACGCTGCAGGCCGACGGCTTCACCCTCGCGACCAGCCTCGACGAGTCCGTGCTCGAGGCGGTCGCCCAGACCACCGGCGGCAGCTACGCCAACGCCCCCGACGCGTCGGCGCTGGCCAGGGTCTTCGACGCCGTGCAGCTGAAGTGGACGACGCGGTCGGTCACCCACGAGGTGACCTCGTGGGTCGCCACCCTCGCGCTGATGCTCCTCGCGCTCGGCGCGGGTGTCTCGGTCCTGCGCACGGGGCGGGTGGTCTGA
- a CDS encoding acyl-CoA dehydrogenase family protein, giving the protein MQLELSEQDQEFRTQMREFFTTKVSPEIRDAVAEGRELTKEQIVEAQRTLNDAGYAVPHWPVEWGGQAWSDLQRHIWNEEMMAAAVPPPLAFNASMIGPVLAQFGSQELKERFLPATASLDIWWSQGFSEPDAGSDLASLRTRAVKDGDDWIVTGQKTWTTLGQHADWIFTLVRTDPDVKKQAGISMLLIDMTLPGVEVRPIELIDGGHEVNEVWFTDVRVPGDMLVGEVNQGWTIAKFLLGNERVGVAPVGSTKRSLARAKRLATESGLLSDPLYAARIAELENQLLALELTALRVVANSHNGAPHPASSVLKLKGTEIQQAVTELLVDVAGPGVLNGDGWESRATPAYLNMRKASIYGGSNEVQRQIIAKTILGL; this is encoded by the coding sequence ATGCAGCTGGAGCTGTCCGAGCAGGACCAGGAGTTCCGCACGCAGATGCGCGAGTTCTTCACCACGAAGGTGTCGCCGGAGATCCGCGACGCGGTGGCGGAGGGACGTGAGCTCACCAAGGAGCAGATCGTGGAGGCGCAGCGCACCCTCAACGACGCCGGCTACGCCGTGCCGCACTGGCCGGTCGAGTGGGGCGGGCAGGCCTGGAGCGACCTGCAGCGCCACATCTGGAACGAGGAGATGATGGCTGCCGCGGTGCCGCCGCCGCTCGCCTTCAACGCCTCGATGATCGGCCCGGTGCTCGCGCAGTTCGGCAGCCAGGAGCTCAAGGAGCGCTTCCTGCCCGCCACGGCGAGCCTCGACATCTGGTGGAGCCAGGGCTTCTCCGAGCCCGATGCCGGCTCCGACCTGGCGTCGCTGCGCACCCGGGCGGTCAAGGACGGCGACGACTGGATCGTCACCGGTCAGAAGACCTGGACCACGCTCGGGCAGCACGCCGACTGGATCTTCACCCTCGTGCGCACCGACCCCGACGTCAAGAAGCAGGCCGGCATCTCGATGCTGCTCATCGACATGACGCTGCCCGGCGTCGAGGTGCGCCCCATCGAGCTCATCGACGGCGGCCACGAGGTCAACGAGGTCTGGTTCACCGACGTGCGCGTGCCCGGCGACATGCTCGTCGGCGAGGTCAACCAGGGCTGGACCATCGCGAAGTTCCTCCTCGGCAACGAGCGCGTCGGCGTCGCCCCCGTGGGCTCGACCAAGCGCAGCCTCGCCCGGGCCAAGCGCCTGGCCACCGAGAGCGGGCTGCTCTCCGACCCGCTCTACGCCGCCCGCATCGCCGAGCTGGAGAACCAGCTGCTCGCGCTCGAGCTCACCGCCCTGCGGGTCGTGGCCAACTCTCACAACGGCGCCCCGCACCCGGCCTCGTCGGTGCTCAAGCTCAAGGGCACCGAGATCCAGCAGGCGGTCACCGAGCTGCTCGTCGACGTCGCCGGCCCCGGCGTGCTCAACGGCGACGGCTGGGAGTCGCGCGCCACGCCGGCCTACCTCAACATGCGCAAGGCCTCGATCTACGGCGGCTCCAACGAGGTGCAGCGCCAGATCATCGCCAAGACCATCCTCGGGCTCTGA
- a CDS encoding pentapeptide repeat-containing protein yields MSSTPETRSDCSRCVGLCCVALPFARSADFAVDKPAGMPCRHLGLDHGCGIHASLPQEGYRGCTVFECFGAGQQVSQVTFRGMSWRESPSLAASMFAVFPVMQALHEVLRHLQEASGWPLSTRLAGRVAALLDEVVARTGDGPDLLLALDLGELRSRVGPVLGAASGEVRGGAPYQPDGRLQARADLVGADLQGVDGRGADLRGALLIGADLRGARLGAADLLGTDLRGADLRGADLRGALFLTQPQLQAATTDATTRTGPRTP; encoded by the coding sequence GTGAGCTCGACACCGGAGACGCGGTCGGACTGCTCGCGCTGCGTCGGGCTGTGCTGCGTCGCACTGCCGTTCGCCCGCTCAGCCGACTTCGCCGTCGACAAGCCCGCCGGGATGCCGTGCCGTCATCTCGGGCTCGACCACGGCTGCGGGATCCACGCGTCGCTCCCGCAGGAGGGATACCGCGGGTGCACCGTCTTCGAGTGCTTCGGGGCCGGTCAGCAGGTCTCGCAGGTGACCTTCCGCGGGATGTCGTGGCGGGAGTCGCCGTCGCTGGCCGCCTCGATGTTTGCCGTCTTCCCGGTCATGCAGGCACTGCACGAGGTGCTGCGCCACCTGCAGGAGGCTTCGGGCTGGCCGCTGTCGACGAGGCTGGCCGGGCGGGTCGCGGCGCTCTTGGACGAGGTCGTCGCCCGGACGGGCGACGGGCCAGACCTGTTGTTGGCGCTCGACCTCGGCGAGCTGCGGTCCCGCGTCGGGCCGGTGCTGGGGGCGGCGAGCGGCGAGGTGCGGGGCGGGGCTCCCTACCAGCCGGACGGGCGGTTGCAGGCGCGGGCCGACCTCGTCGGCGCTGACCTGCAGGGGGTCGACGGGCGCGGAGCCGACCTGCGTGGTGCCCTGCTCATCGGGGCCGACCTGCGGGGCGCGAGGCTGGGCGCCGCCGACCTACTGGGCACGGACCTGCGTGGGGCAGACCTGAGGGGGGCCGACCTGAGGGGCGCCCTGTTCCTCACCCAGCCCCAGCTGCAGGCCGCCACGACCGACGCCACCACCCGCACCGGCCCCCGCACGCCGTGA
- a CDS encoding MoxR family ATPase: MDTPPRQPPAAPTPTPTTTSHPLEQALYQVKKTIVGQDVLLERMMVALLARGHLLVEGVPGLAKTMAVKTLADAIGGQFQRIQFTPDLVPADLVGTRIYNQKEGEFQVALGPVFANLVLADEINRAPAKVQSALLEVMQERQVTIGRETYPAPDPFLVMATQNPIESEGTYALPEAQVDRFMLKVIVGYPTAAEEFVVVERQIAPPTPARTVLSPERLRAYQQEADAVYVDPSIIEYAVRLATATRSPGDVGRGDLARYLTFGASPRASVNMVLAARALAYLRGRDHVIPSDVRELAKDVLRHRLVLSYEALAEDLSPDEILDPILAAVAPPTELLGGRDDSAPGQTGDPGDPGGSGLGGGGGGGGAHTGGGSLRPGSGGSPWTRPRP; encoded by the coding sequence ATGGACACCCCACCCCGCCAGCCGCCGGCCGCCCCGACGCCGACGCCGACCACCACGTCGCACCCGCTCGAGCAGGCGCTCTACCAGGTGAAGAAGACGATCGTCGGGCAGGACGTGCTGCTCGAGCGGATGATGGTCGCCCTGCTCGCCCGCGGTCACCTGCTGGTCGAGGGCGTGCCGGGCCTGGCCAAGACGATGGCGGTCAAGACGCTCGCCGACGCGATCGGGGGGCAGTTCCAGCGCATCCAGTTCACCCCCGACCTCGTGCCCGCCGACCTCGTCGGCACCCGCATCTACAACCAGAAGGAGGGCGAGTTCCAGGTCGCCCTCGGCCCGGTCTTCGCCAACCTGGTGCTCGCCGACGAGATCAACCGTGCCCCCGCCAAGGTGCAGTCGGCGCTGCTCGAGGTCATGCAGGAGCGTCAGGTCACCATCGGCCGCGAGACCTACCCCGCGCCCGACCCGTTCCTGGTGATGGCCACGCAGAACCCCATCGAGTCAGAGGGCACCTACGCCCTGCCCGAGGCGCAGGTCGACCGCTTCATGCTCAAGGTCATCGTCGGGTACCCGACTGCCGCCGAGGAGTTCGTCGTCGTCGAGCGCCAGATCGCACCGCCGACCCCAGCCCGGACGGTGCTCAGCCCCGAGCGGCTGCGGGCCTACCAGCAGGAGGCCGACGCGGTCTATGTCGACCCCTCCATCATCGAGTACGCCGTGCGGCTGGCCACCGCCACCCGCTCACCGGGCGACGTGGGCCGGGGCGACCTCGCCCGCTACCTCACCTTCGGCGCGAGCCCTCGCGCCTCGGTCAACATGGTGCTCGCCGCTCGCGCCCTGGCCTACCTGCGCGGCCGCGACCACGTGATCCCGAGCGACGTGCGCGAGCTGGCCAAGGACGTGCTGCGCCACCGGCTCGTCCTCAGCTACGAGGCGCTCGCCGAGGACCTGTCCCCGGACGAGATCCTCGACCCGATCCTCGCAGCGGTCGCGCCCCCCACCGAGCTGCTCGGCGGGCGCGACGACTCCGCGCCGGGGCAGACCGGTGACCCCGGGGACCCGGGCGGATCCGGCCTGGGTGGCGGCGGTGGCGGCGGTGGCGCCCACACGGGGGGCGGCTCCCTACGACCTGGGTCGGGGGGGTCGCCGTGGACGCGACCGCGTCCCTGA
- a CDS encoding hemerythrin domain-containing protein encodes MDITQVILHQHMEQRRMFAMLEEWPRDDLDGLAALWRRLAILLETHAAAEERFFYPELLARGEGGGDADSVEEETTDAVKDHNEIRDGIRSVAAAPTGSDEWWAAVTETNVANSDHMAEEERQDLTDFRRHASLQLRHDLAVTFLRFEAMTAAEGVEPTNKDPQAWVAEHSASR; translated from the coding sequence ATGGACATCACCCAGGTCATCCTCCACCAGCACATGGAACAGCGGCGCATGTTCGCGATGCTCGAGGAGTGGCCCCGTGACGACCTCGACGGCCTGGCTGCGCTGTGGCGCCGCCTCGCGATCCTGCTCGAGACCCACGCAGCGGCCGAGGAGCGGTTCTTCTACCCCGAGCTGCTGGCCCGCGGCGAGGGTGGCGGGGACGCCGACTCCGTCGAGGAGGAGACCACCGACGCCGTCAAGGACCACAACGAGATCCGTGACGGTATCCGCTCGGTCGCGGCCGCCCCGACCGGTAGCGACGAGTGGTGGGCGGCCGTCACCGAGACCAACGTCGCCAACTCCGACCACATGGCCGAGGAGGAGCGTCAGGACCTCACCGACTTCCGGCGACACGCGAGCCTCCAGCTGCGGCACGACCTGGCGGTCACCTTCCTGCGCTTCGAGGCGATGACGGCCGCCGAGGGCGTGGAGCCGACGAACAAGGACCCGCAGGCCTGGGTCGCCGAGCACTCCGCCAGTCGCTGA
- a CDS encoding DUF58 domain-containing protein, protein MDATASLTPQALLHRLEWRVVRRLDGLLQGDYRTLFRGAGIDFTDLREYTPGDDLRHVDWNVTARMDTPYVREYVEDREVTAWLLLDHSASMGFGPVDRQKDLVLAETATTLAHVLSRGGNRVGMMLLGDEPGVIDEVIPPGGGRRQVLRIAGALLAQRAARAAATDIRATQADARGRRTRAPGGGTDLGALLRAGTALVRRRSLVVVVSDFISSPGWERPLAQLAQRHDVVAIRVVDPRESELPSAGMVYVEDAETGEQIFVDTCDPAFRARLLEAAAARDEELLSATRAAGVTLHRVGTDEDLVRTLVRICSLRARAATSRRAG, encoded by the coding sequence GTGGACGCGACCGCGTCCCTGACGCCGCAGGCGCTGCTGCACCGGCTCGAGTGGCGCGTCGTGCGTCGGCTCGACGGCCTCCTCCAGGGGGACTACCGCACGCTCTTCCGCGGGGCGGGCATCGACTTCACCGACCTGCGCGAGTACACCCCGGGCGACGACCTGCGCCACGTCGACTGGAACGTCACGGCGCGGATGGACACGCCCTACGTGCGCGAGTACGTCGAGGACCGCGAGGTCACCGCCTGGCTGCTGCTCGACCACTCGGCGTCGATGGGCTTCGGGCCGGTCGACCGGCAGAAGGACCTCGTGCTCGCCGAGACGGCCACGACGCTGGCCCACGTGCTCTCGCGCGGCGGCAACCGGGTGGGCATGATGCTGCTCGGCGACGAGCCCGGGGTGATCGACGAGGTCATCCCGCCCGGCGGTGGCCGCCGGCAGGTGCTGCGGATCGCCGGCGCCCTGCTCGCGCAGCGGGCCGCCCGAGCGGCCGCGACCGACATCCGCGCCACCCAGGCCGACGCCAGGGGTCGACGCACCCGAGCACCCGGTGGTGGCACCGACCTGGGCGCCCTGCTGCGCGCCGGGACGGCGCTCGTCCGCCGCCGCTCCCTGGTCGTGGTCGTCAGCGACTTCATCAGCAGCCCGGGGTGGGAGCGGCCGCTGGCTCAGCTGGCCCAGCGGCACGACGTCGTCGCGATCAGGGTGGTCGACCCCCGTGAGAGCGAGCTGCCCAGCGCCGGCATGGTCTACGTCGAGGACGCCGAGACCGGGGAGCAGATCTTCGTCGACACGTGCGACCCGGCCTTCCGCGCCCGGCTGCTCGAGGCGGCTGCGGCGCGGGACGAGGAGCTGCTCTCGGCCACCCGCGCCGCCGGCGTGACCCTGCACCGGGTGGGCACCGACGAGGACCTGGTGCGGACGCTCGTGCGCATCTGCTCGCTGCGAGCCCGCGCGGCGACCTCGAGGCGGGCCGGATGA
- a CDS encoding acyl-CoA dehydrogenase: protein MDFTYTDEQDALRDAVRGLLTKSYSDFEKRRQATKAEPGYSEELWGRLAELGALSLPFAEEDGGAGAGWIETSVVAQEIGRVIAPEPYAVTVGLAGSLVAAVGTPEQRAEVLGAISAGERLVAVAHEEPGRRWKPSASDVKASQDGDSWTVDGVKAPVVQGARADLLVVSAVLPEGGTGLFLVEGDAEGVQREGHPTFEGGRAARITLTAARATPLGEAGVNRTAALATALDTARILVANEAIGIMEVALTMTTDYLKSRKQFGVTLNTFQALTFRAADMYVSLELATSVVQWATMVLEAGDPAAISAAARRSTLMVSRASRHIGQEAIQLHGGIGMTAEYAVGSYTSRLTAIDHLFGDGTFAAGALADGVAGYDALDPLA from the coding sequence ATGGACTTCACCTACACCGACGAGCAGGACGCCCTGCGCGACGCCGTCCGCGGCCTGCTGACCAAGAGCTACAGCGACTTCGAGAAGCGCCGTCAGGCGACCAAGGCCGAGCCCGGCTACAGCGAGGAGCTGTGGGGTCGGCTCGCCGAGCTCGGCGCCCTCAGCCTGCCCTTCGCCGAGGAGGACGGCGGCGCCGGCGCCGGCTGGATCGAGACCTCTGTGGTGGCCCAGGAGATCGGCCGGGTCATCGCCCCCGAGCCGTATGCCGTGACCGTCGGCCTCGCCGGGTCACTGGTCGCCGCGGTCGGGACGCCCGAGCAGCGCGCCGAGGTGCTCGGCGCGATCTCCGCTGGGGAACGGCTCGTCGCCGTCGCCCACGAGGAGCCGGGCCGCCGGTGGAAGCCGTCGGCCAGTGACGTCAAGGCCAGCCAGGACGGCGACTCGTGGACCGTCGACGGCGTGAAGGCGCCGGTGGTCCAGGGCGCCCGAGCCGACCTGCTCGTCGTGTCGGCCGTGCTGCCCGAGGGCGGCACGGGCCTGTTCCTCGTCGAGGGTGACGCCGAGGGAGTGCAGCGCGAGGGGCACCCGACCTTCGAGGGCGGCCGCGCCGCGCGCATCACCCTCACCGCCGCGCGGGCGACCCCCCTCGGCGAGGCCGGGGTCAACCGCACCGCCGCGCTGGCGACCGCGCTCGACACCGCGCGCATCCTCGTGGCCAACGAGGCGATCGGCATCATGGAGGTCGCCCTCACCATGACGACCGACTACCTCAAGAGCCGCAAGCAGTTCGGCGTCACCCTCAACACCTTCCAGGCGCTGACCTTCCGGGCCGCCGACATGTACGTCTCGCTCGAGCTCGCCACGAGTGTCGTGCAGTGGGCGACCATGGTGCTCGAGGCCGGCGACCCCGCCGCCATCTCGGCCGCGGCCCGCCGCTCGACCCTCATGGTCAGCCGGGCATCGCGCCACATCGGCCAGGAGGCGATCCAGCTGCACGGTGGCATCGGCATGACGGCCGAGTACGCCGTCGGCAGCTACACCTCCCGCCTGACCGCGATCGACCACCTCTTCGGTGACGGCACCTTCGCCGCCGGCGCCCTGGCCGACGGTGTGGCGGGCTACGACGCCCTGGACCCGTTGGCCTGA
- a CDS encoding metalloregulator ArsR/SmtB family transcription factor translates to MIDGDDDRADALFQALADRTRRDILRRVLAGEHSVSTLAASYDMSFAAVQKHVAVLERAGLLTKRRQGREQLARGDVEAVRSVGALLTELETVWRGRVARIDDLLALTTPAESRSAPSEPGE, encoded by the coding sequence GTGATCGACGGCGACGACGACAGGGCTGATGCCCTGTTCCAGGCCCTCGCCGACCGCACCCGGCGCGACATCCTGCGCCGGGTGCTGGCGGGGGAGCACTCGGTGAGCACGCTGGCGGCTTCATATGACATGAGCTTTGCCGCCGTGCAGAAGCACGTCGCCGTGCTCGAGCGGGCCGGCCTGCTCACCAAGCGACGTCAGGGCCGTGAGCAGCTCGCCCGCGGCGACGTCGAGGCGGTGCGCTCGGTGGGCGCGCTCCTCACCGAGCTCGAGACCGTATGGAGGGGTCGCGTCGCCCGCATCGACGACCTCCTCGCACTCACCACCCCCGCCGAATCCCGCTCTGCTCCAAGCGAACCAGGAGAATGA